CTTAAGATGTTTTTCCTGCACATGCTGATAGTTGCGCCAACTGTAGTGTAACAGCGCGGATTTGAGTACTTTGATGCGCTGGTTGGGCTGCAACAACGTCTCATGTACCTGTCGTTCCTTAAACTTCGCCCCGACCTTATAAAACAGTTTGCCTTGTGGTGCGGTGTAACGGCCATGATTCAAAAACTTGCCGAAAAAATAGGTTTTCCAGGGAATTTTAATCATATTGACACCAGGATCGGCAACAGACAGCACTTCATCAATTTCTGCTTTCAAAGCTTCAGTCATCACCTCGTCGGCATCGATGGTCAATACCCAGTCATACTGGCACAGAGCCAAAGCGCGGTTACGTTGTGGGCCATACCCCGGCCAGTCAGTGCAATGCACTTCACTGGTATATTTTTTAGCAATTTCCACTGTGCCGTCGGTACTGCCTGAATCCAGAATAATCAACTCATCAACCCAACCGTGCAGTGGCGCCAGGCACTGTTCGATACGGTCAGCTTCATTACAGACG
This portion of the Shewanella yunxiaonensis genome encodes:
- a CDS encoding glycosyltransferase family 2 protein; translated protein: MRQHKISCFLIVCNEADRIEQCLAPLHGWVDELIILDSGSTDGTVEIAKKYTSEVHCTDWPGYGPQRNRALALCQYDWVLTIDADEVMTEALKAEIDEVLSVADPGVNMIKIPWKTYFFGKFLNHGRYTAPQGKLFYKVGAKFKERQVHETLLQPNQRIKVLKSALLHYSWRNYQHVQEKHLKYACLMAQEKANKGKKSTIAFAVLRFFTDFFQQYVLSLGFLDGWRGLLMAIILGEYAFHKYAALAELSIQKDDSVGLR